Genomic window (Vibrio pomeroyi):
GTTATTGAAGACTTATCGGGCCTCACCAAAGGATTAAAAGTCGAAGAGATGTTAGCGTTTGCTGAGCATGTCAGTGAATTGGCTCCTCAGGTATTAAACACGGTTGATGAAGTGAGAAAAACCATCGATCAAGTTAACCAAACCGTTTCGTCTGTTGATGGCAAAATTCCCGCGATTTTGGATGAAGTGAAAAACGTTCGCACCGAAGTTGAGCAGGTAAGAACAGAGGTTATCCCACCAACATTGACGGAATTGAAGCGCTATCGTGTCGATGTGATGCCACCAATGCTTGCGGAAAGTAAGTCTTACCGCGAACAAACTATCCCTGTTGTTGTGGCTGAATCTGAAATGCTGAGAGCCGAAGTGCCGGGTATCTTGGATCAAGCAAACCTACTAGCAGATAAGAGTAAAGCACTCGCTCAGGGCGCTGCCGAAGGTGCTGTGAAAGGGGTAGTGCTGTCACCATTCAACCTGCTTAGAGATGCGGGAGACGGCATTAAAACGCGAGTTCAAAGTGAATTCGAGCCTACGCTAGAAACTGAATAGAACTATTGATTTTTGAACAACGGTTCTCCGTTGATGTTAGAAAAAAAGGGGCTAGGTATGATACCTAGCCCCTTATTGTTTGGCGTGCGTGTGTTGTGTTTGTAAAAAAAGCCTACTGGTTACTTAGTAAAGCGCATCACACCTTCTTGAACGGCGGTCGCTACTAGCTCACCTTTTTGGTTATAGATCTCGCCGCGCACTAGGCCACGAGTGTTCGCCGCTGTCGGGCTTTCAATCGCATAAAGCAACCACTCATCCATCTTGAACGGGCGGTGGAACCAGATTGAGTGGTCAATCGTCGCAACTTGGAAGTTTGGCGTCATGATAGACACTTCATGAGGATGTAGCGCCGTCACCAAGAACCCCCAATCCGATGCGTAAGCAAGCAGGTATTGGTGAATAAGTTGGTTATCAGGCAGCGCGCCATTCGCTCTCACCCAAAGGTACTGCTTTGCTTCAGTCTTTTTAGGTTTAAGTGGGTTAACGACAGTAACAGGGCGCATCTCGATCGGTTTTTCACCACAGAAGGTCTTACGTAGCTTCTCAGGTAAGAATTCCGCAATGTGGCTCGCTAGCTCAGTTTCAGAAGCAAAGTTCTCTGGCCCAGGGATGTTTGGCATTTCATTTTGGTGTTCAAAACCTGGTGCATCACCGTGGTAAGAAGCCGTGAGATAGAAAATAGGGCGGCCATTTTGAATCGCTTTAACACGGCGTGTGCTGAAGCTGCGTCCATCTCTTAGGTTCTCAACATCGTAAATAATTGGTTTTTCAGGATCGCCGGGAAACAGAAAATAACTGTGGAACGAGTGAACACTACGGTCATCTTGAACAGTATAACGAGCAGCCGAAAGCGCTTGTCCCAATACCTGACCGCCGTAAACTTGTGGCAGACCAAGGTTCTCACTTTGCCCACGGAATAAACCTTCTTCCAGTTTCTCTAGCTGAAGTAAACTTAGTAATTCTTGTAAAGGTTGACTCATCGCCAGCATTCCTCTTCGTAAAATGGATGTCAGATTATGGTGTTAATCATTAAGATTAGTCAGATATCTGTCAATAAATCATAGGGTTTCAAGACAGAATATGAAAGCTCTCTTATAATTGGTGGGTAGATTTGCCGAGTCCGGCAAACATGTTGAGAGAAATTGAATATGAAAAAGGCTCTAATTCTTATTACGTCTTTAGTATCGTTTGGCCTACTTGTTGGCTGCCAAGCAACATCAGAAACGAACGCTTCTCAGGAAGTGGTTGCAGAGAACACTCAAGTGATTTCAGGAACAGTAAGCTATCGCGAAAGAATTGCATTGCCAGAGAATGCAGTGGTTACCGTTACGCTAGAAGATATTTCACTGGCTGACGCACCATCTACTGTTATCGCAACTCAAGAATTCACCACTGACGGTAAGCAAGTACCGTTCGCATTCAAACTGAGTTACGACAACAACAAAATTCAACCTAACCACCGTTACAACATGCGCGCATCGATTCATGTTGACGGCAAACTGCGTTTCACAACTGACACCATTAAGTCAGTGATTACAGACGTAGAAAACACGCAACAAGCAGACCTACGCTTGGTTGGTGTTCGTTAATTAAAATAGATGCCACTGTTAAGGCATCTTGATTAGCTAATTCGTCTTTTAGCTAACTCGGTGATAAGTGGCAGCTCTAGGGCTGCCATTTGTATATTCTGAGTTTGACCTTTCCTGCATCACTTACTTCTATCCCTTCTTCAACCAGATGCTTCTTCTGACGATCGAACGAATCGCCCTTCAAAGAGATCTCGCCTTTGCTGTTGATCACACGATACCAAGGCAGTTTGCTTCCTTCTGGTAAATTACCCAGCGCTTTTCCTACATGCCGCGCATAGCCCGGAAATCCTGAAAAACGTGCTATGTCTCCATAAGTTGTTACTTTCCCATATGGAATTTGGTGAATCACAGCAAAGATTTGGCTCAAAAATTGGTCCATACTAAATGTTCCTAGTTCATTAATACCACGGATCGGTAGAAGGAGAGAGCTATGGTTTTTTCGACATTTCAATTTCTAATTACAACATTATTAGCCGTTGTTTGCGCTAGAGCAATCAGTTTAAGTGAAGGGGACATCCCAGTGCTTGCTATGGTCATTCCTGCATTATGGATTCTTCCGCAGGGTGGTATCGCAGGTTTAGCTTTGCTTGCAGCCATGACGACTTACGGTTTAACCCTTCCTTTACAGCCAATCACGCTTTCAGTCAGTGCATGGGTGCTATTCCCACTGCTTATGGTTGTTTTCTCAAGACGCAGCAGTTTGTCCGTCGTGATTATTTCAGGTTTGATTGTCACCACCTTACAGGTTGGGATTATGGTCACGCAATCGGCAGGAAAGCTTGATGGTGCCCCTTGGATCACCACACTGCAAACTTTGTCTATCATCGTGATTTGGTGGGCCGCAAAACATCTGAAACCCGCGAGTCGACATAGCTGGTGG
Coding sequences:
- the tesB gene encoding acyl-CoA thioesterase II; translation: MSQPLQELLSLLQLEKLEEGLFRGQSENLGLPQVYGGQVLGQALSAARYTVQDDRSVHSFHSYFLFPGDPEKPIIYDVENLRDGRSFSTRRVKAIQNGRPIFYLTASYHGDAPGFEHQNEMPNIPGPENFASETELASHIAEFLPEKLRKTFCGEKPIEMRPVTVVNPLKPKKTEAKQYLWVRANGALPDNQLIHQYLLAYASDWGFLVTALHPHEVSIMTPNFQVATIDHSIWFHRPFKMDEWLLYAIESPTAANTRGLVRGEIYNQKGELVATAVQEGVMRFTK
- a CDS encoding YbaY family lipoprotein; its protein translation is MKKALILITSLVSFGLLVGCQATSETNASQEVVAENTQVISGTVSYRERIALPENAVVTVTLEDISLADAPSTVIATQEFTTDGKQVPFAFKLSYDNNKIQPNHRYNMRASIHVDGKLRFTTDTIKSVITDVENTQQADLRLVGVR
- a CDS encoding MGMT family protein, whose translation is MDQFLSQIFAVIHQIPYGKVTTYGDIARFSGFPGYARHVGKALGNLPEGSKLPWYRVINSKGEISLKGDSFDRQKKHLVEEGIEVSDAGKVKLRIYKWQP